The following coding sequences lie in one Crassostrea angulata isolate pt1a10 chromosome 10, ASM2561291v2, whole genome shotgun sequence genomic window:
- the LOC128166911 gene encoding uncharacterized protein LOC128166911: MVSEENHFERGKLLGEGAFGKVFLCHDKEEQDKKYAMKVIDLKELLWEERNLAEKEANLLTTLQHQYILHAVTTFQEKETLCIVTEFCDHGDLEQFLKSRKGKSLEEHRIVEWFRQICSALEYLHGRNVLHRDIKTQNIFLTGTEMTAKLGDLGLAKVLESSFQKALTFCGSPYYMSPEILACKAYDSKSDIWALGVCVYEMTTLKRPFNAHRMQQLVFEIVHGQMPPMPNDEYSSQLIEIIERMICRNPDERPSATELLQDVVFKNQRALKKSQGRDALSFNNPMDFPKEKIHNEMTPDVENQAECGQCLTSADDDADKTLRKVVIEEGGVVYYNYSVLSPELGASRTVTSYSQTEYSEGSTSNSKSSDDGASDIENKEYLNDAKQTLDVDPQADVQQLPKPLKLIKDLRDRALMFLKSKRSDSDNDTRTKIQDSARMDQPDALEKIKRESKPMTNESLAEDLSKEIHNFIYFWEFDSVFSQWFPCTFVVDGITYNSAMQYMMHQKAVLMGDKMRAEIIMALHEPQEIKQQGRCVQNFNQELWYGVRQEIVETGNMAKFSQNEELKNHLFSTFPKILVEASPMDRIWGIGLSKDDKRALKKETWRGQNLLGYILTRLRDKWMESFLEPVVSVKAV; the protein is encoded by the exons ATGGTATCCgaagaaaatcattttgaacGTGGAAAACTTTTAGGAGAAGGGGCATTCGGCAAAGTATTCTTATGCCATGACAAGGAAGAACAAGATAAAAAG TATGCCATGAAAGTAATAGACCTAAAAGAACTATTATGGGAAGAACGTAATTTAGCAGAAAAAGAGGCCAATTTGTTGACAACTCTACAGCACCAGTATATTCTGCATGCTGTGACGACATTCCAAGAAAAAGAGACACTGTGCATAGTGACAGAGTTCTGTGATCATGGAGATTTAGAACAGTTTCTAAAGTCGAGAAAAGGAAAATCCCTAGAAGAACACCGAATTGTGGAATGGTTTCGACAGATATGCAGTGCTTTGGAG tATTTGCATGGAAGAAATGTCCTACATCGGGATATAAAGACTCAGAATATATTCTTGACCGGAACAGAAATGACAGCAAAGCTGGGAGATCTTGGTCTGGCAAA AGTGTTAGAAAGTTCCTTTCAGAAAGCTCTTACTTTTTGTGGTAGTCCATACTACATGAGTCCTGAAATCCTTGCTTGCAAAGCATACGACTCTAAG AGTGACATTTGGGCGCTGGGAGTATGCGTGTATGAAATGACTACATTAAAACGACCGTTTAACGCCCATAGAATGCAGCAACTTGTATTTGAAATTGTCCATGGTCAG ATGCCCCCAATGCCAAACGATGAATACAGTTCACAGCTAATCGAGATCATAGAGAGAATGATATGTCGGAATCCAGACGAAAGGCCCTCGGCAACGGAGCTGCTGCAAGATGTTGTCTTTAAGAATCAAAGAGCTCTAAAA aaGTCCCAAGGACGAGATGCTCTTAGCTTCAACAATCCAATGGATTTCCCCaaagaaaaaattcacaatGAAATGACACCTGATGTAGAAAACCAAGCTGAATGTGGTCAATGTTTGACATCGGCTGATGATGATGCAGATAAGACATTGAGGAAAGTAGTGATTGAAGAAGGGGGCGTAGTGTACTATAATTACAGTGTTCTTTCTCCTGAACTCGGTGCTTCTAGAACTGTAACCAGCTATTCACAGACAGAATATTCTGAGGGTAGTACCTCAAATTCTAAATCCTCTGACGATGGTGCTTCAGATATCGAGAATAAAGAGTATCTAAATGATGCAAAACAAACTTTGGATGTTGATCCTCAAGCTGATGTTCAACAATTACCCAAGCCTCTTAAGCTTATCAAGGACTTACGTGATCGAGCACTAATGTTTCTGAAATCAAAG AGATCTGATAGTGATAATGACACACGCACAAAAATCCAAG ATTCTGCAAGAATGGACCAACCGGATGCATTAGAGAAAATAAAAAG AGAGAGCAAACCTATGACTAACGAATCTCTTGCCGAAGATTTATCTAAGGAAATTcacaactttatttatttttgggaATTTGATTCCGTCTTCAGTCAATGGTTCCCATGTACATTCGTAGTTGATGGAATAACTTACAATTCTGCAATGCAATATATGATGCACCAGAAAGCAG TATTAATGGGTGATAAGATGAGAGCGGAAATCATCATGGCATTACACGAACCTCAAGAAATTAAGCAACAAGGAAGATGTGTCCAGAACTTTAACCAAGAACTATGGTATGGCGTACGTCAAGAGATTGTTGAAACTGGAAATATGGCAAAG TTTTCACAAAACGAAGAATTGAAGAATCATTTATTCAGCACTTTTCCAAAAATACTCGTGGAAGCTAGTCCAATGGACAGAATTTGGGGCATAGGATTATCAAAAGATGACAAAAGGGCACTGAAAAAAGAGACATGGAGGGGTCAAAATCTGCTTGGATATATTTTAACGAGACTAAGGGACAAATGGATGGAGTCATTTCTTGAGCCTGTGGTATCAGTAAAAGCGGTTTAA